The following are from one region of the Prionailurus bengalensis isolate Pbe53 chromosome A2, Fcat_Pben_1.1_paternal_pri, whole genome shotgun sequence genome:
- the LOC122486425 gene encoding coiled-coil domain-containing protein 201-like, whose product MESGAQVSGLKSTAEDEGPSSVTSQLSPRNVPKHSTPRDTTPSLHRRPPGHVPYHPEGSPVAESPLPESLSWSTMATLRNLQLSTVWPAPASDPWDPEEDPSTPASVTRRQRQAESRGARSRSPHLRLPGVPNTSGKRRRDPKELAAVTERVRQWEFRLLRDIEEATHHELTIEDDCILGPGQEALCSGAPAASPPSTGFKP is encoded by the exons ATGGAGTCTGGGGCGCAG GTGTCTGGGCTGAAGTCCACCGCAGAAGATGAGGGTCCTTCTTCAGTGACGAGTCAGCTGTCCCCGAGAAACGTCCCAAAGCATAGCACCCCCCGGGACACCACGCCCAGCCTGCACAGGAGGCCACCGGGCCACGTCCCCTACCACCCGGAAGGGAGCCCCGTGGCTGAGTCCCCGCTGCCTGAAAGCCTTTCCTGGAGCACCATGGCCACCCTCCGGAACCTGCAGCTTTCTACCGTCTGGCCGGCACCCGCCTCCGACCCCTGGGATCCCGAGGAAGATCCTTCTACACCCGCTTCGGTCACTCGGAGGCAGCGGCAGGCAGAGTCCAGGGGAGCACGGAGCCGGTCTCCACACTTGAGGTTGCCCGGGGTCCCCAACACCtcggggaagagaaggagggaccCAAAGGAGCTGGCGGCTGTG ACAGAGCGTGTGAGGCAGTGGGAATTCAGGCTGCTTCGGGACATCGAGGAGGCCACTCATCACGAGCTCACCATCGAGGACGACTGCATTTTGGGGCCGGGCCAGGAAGCACTGTGTTCTGGGGCTCCCGCGGCCAGCCCTCCATCCACTGGCTTCAAACCCTGA